From the genome of Ignavibacteriales bacterium, one region includes:
- a CDS encoding pirin family protein yields MIDIKRSNERGHTQIDWLDSRHSFSFGEYYDPSNIHFGPLRVMNDDVIQAGEGFPTHPHRDMEIVTIILEGTVAHKDSSGGQGTITVNEVQRMTAGNGIFHSEFNASDSETLKLLQIWFIPNKMGLTPSYEQKKFSHDVKKNKLLKVVSGIKEEGVIFINQDAEIFLSDLDKGKEIKYEMKKNRGVYLHLIEGEANVNGISLLPGDAVKIEDEKELLISAVIDSKIILFDMLMD; encoded by the coding sequence ATGATTGATATAAAAAGAAGTAATGAACGGGGACATACTCAGATAGATTGGCTCGACAGCCGTCATAGTTTTTCATTTGGGGAATATTATGATCCGTCAAACATTCACTTTGGACCCTTGAGAGTTATGAATGATGATGTTATTCAAGCTGGCGAAGGTTTTCCAACTCATCCTCATAGAGACATGGAAATTGTTACCATTATTCTGGAAGGAACAGTTGCACATAAAGACAGTTCCGGCGGCCAGGGGACAATTACTGTTAATGAAGTTCAGAGAATGACAGCAGGCAATGGAATTTTTCATTCTGAATTCAACGCATCGGATTCAGAGACTCTAAAACTTTTACAAATATGGTTTATTCCTAATAAAATGGGGCTAACTCCTTCGTATGAACAAAAGAAATTTTCTCATGATGTTAAGAAAAATAAATTGCTGAAGGTTGTAAGCGGAATTAAAGAAGAAGGAGTTATTTTCATAAACCAGGACGCTGAAATTTTTCTTTCCGATCTCGACAAAGGAAAAGAGATTAAGTATGAAATGAAAAAAAACCGAGGTGTGTATCTTCACTTGATTGAAGGCGAAGCAAATGTTAACGGTATTTCACTACTGCCTGGAGATGCTGTAAAAATTGAAGATGAAAAAGAACTGCTAATAAGCGCGGTAATTGATTCCAAAATCATTCTGTTTGATATGTTAATGGATTGA
- a CDS encoding MarR family transcriptional regulator has protein sequence MKYGKRIDLALSTWVKFARAYSSFDKKSSESIKEFGLTQPQFAVIEVIGHLGPLKIGEICDKMLVTGGNMTLVLDNIEKLGYIERVPSNEDRRAIHIQLTSSGQKLFEEVFVKHAENISQFMSVLTAAEQKNLGDLLKKLGTSLSRRK, from the coding sequence TTGAAATACGGTAAAAGAATAGATTTGGCACTTAGTACATGGGTTAAATTTGCCCGGGCTTATTCTTCGTTTGACAAAAAATCATCCGAGAGTATTAAAGAATTCGGATTAACGCAGCCGCAATTTGCTGTTATTGAAGTCATTGGGCATTTGGGACCGCTTAAGATAGGAGAGATTTGTGATAAGATGTTGGTGACTGGCGGTAATATGACTTTGGTTCTGGATAATATTGAAAAGCTGGGCTATATCGAACGTGTTCCAAGTAATGAGGACCGGCGCGCCATTCATATTCAGCTCACATCTTCCGGACAAAAATTATTTGAGGAAGTATTTGTTAAACACGCCGAGAACATATCACAATTTATGTCTGTATTAACCGCAGCAGAACAAAAAAATCTGGGCGACCTACTAAAAAAATTAGGGACATCACTAAGCAGAAGAAAATAA
- a CDS encoding DUF2203 domain-containing protein produces MPQTEVKYFSPNEAQKTLPLVKQIVRDILNNAYQIKTIADSLNGKIDDNSEIQQLIGQIDSYIRELNEIGCTFKDWNFQIGLVDFPSVIDGEDVLLCWRSDEDAVRFYHSLDDGFAGRKPIPEEYY; encoded by the coding sequence ATGCCGCAGACAGAAGTAAAATATTTCAGTCCTAACGAAGCGCAAAAGACATTGCCTTTAGTTAAACAGATTGTGCGTGATATTTTAAATAACGCATATCAAATAAAAACAATTGCGGATTCTTTGAACGGGAAAATTGACGACAACTCAGAAATCCAACAGCTCATCGGGCAGATTGATTCATACATAAGGGAACTAAATGAAATTGGCTGCACTTTTAAGGATTGGAATTTCCAAATAGGGCTTGTTGATTTTCCATCTGTTATTGACGGCGAGGATGTATTGTTATGCTGGCGTAGCGATGAAGACGCTGTCCGCTTTTATCATAGTCTTGATGACGGATTTGCCGGAAGAAAACCAATTCCGGAAGAATATTATTAA
- a CDS encoding OsmC family protein, protein MATKKAYVKQIKGVTFIGKTDSNHWVSMDGPENFGGSDAGTRPKELLLLALAGCTGSDVAVILQKKKINLDGFEINVTAEVQETHPQVFTKIHLEYLFYGNEIPKEAVERAIELSQKTYCSVTAMLQKAVEITHSYRIENSK, encoded by the coding sequence ATGGCAACCAAGAAAGCATATGTAAAGCAAATTAAAGGTGTAACATTTATTGGTAAAACTGATTCGAACCATTGGGTGTCAATGGACGGACCAGAAAATTTTGGAGGAAGCGATGCAGGAACGCGTCCTAAAGAATTATTATTACTTGCGCTTGCCGGATGTACTGGAAGTGACGTTGCCGTTATTCTGCAAAAGAAAAAAATAAATCTAGATGGTTTTGAGATTAATGTAACTGCAGAGGTTCAAGAAACTCATCCTCAAGTTTTTACTAAAATTCATTTAGAATATCTTTTTTATGGAAATGAAATTCCGAAAGAAGCTGTAGAAAGAGCAATAGAACTATCACAAAAAACATACTGCAGCGTAACGGCAATGCTTCAAAAGGCGGTTGAAATTACTCATTCGTATCGAATAGAAAATTCCAAATAG